The following proteins are co-located in the Solanum pennellii chromosome 1, SPENNV200 genome:
- the LOC107002631 gene encoding uncharacterized protein LOC107002631 isoform X1: protein MFLILGHSSLNLFLVIVVLAVTCFSSCWVLYGEQVQGGDGLHKSATLSSFIYATTVLKPYEWRYISVDLPPWFSSVTIALESNIGVDLKRIGKVSTLPMICFREGSPPLPDVHNTSLTGLVIDHISNSSFGGSQDLQMVEKCYPMQKSISLMLTNEQIRPGIWYFGLFNGIGPLRTQSKMINRGHSYSFSGNITVEGCTNSAMLGKFCNQTISLLSCSDTYISPQSGIANMTTCGGTEKSCLDVAGSKVYSLDVVSIAEEIIITALNITFTQLQRSNGAINSSGHPLMCYVRHGTLPQPQLYDYSADINRSPLVIPLPRLGRWYIKILPANLSESTSAIQEMNSTICFSLEWQVLRCPVDKAGLNCTTAKYTFQTFLKRTPFVAFESYYLPISGEVSSGSANFPLGPLLSNSSDGDYTWTFFLLDIPDGAGGGNIHVCVASEAKISGEIYARYGGFPSLSNWDYFYANSTSNSNGSMFFKLYDASDKSFSFYIIYARGGTWSFGLRHPISNRHSSTVETTMSISLERCPAKCSSHGACKSVLDSSGLTFYSFCDCDRRTGGFDCSVELVSSSGQVLKTHVGQMWQSISLIGSNAAALLPAYWALRHKAFAEWVLYTSSGISSGLYHACDLGTWCPLSYHVLQFMDFWLSFMAVVSTFVYLSTIDEVTKRAIHTVVAILTALMAENGPTKSSNIILVVAIGTLALFIGFLIEFFTHHRWISFSTEICLNMLNRWETVKAWIHNFIRSLLKRFRWRFLLAGFTALAMAAISWKLETSQNYWIWHSAWHVSIYTSSFLFLCSKATAVNCENEQPRSENYELARQNSFNGSNERGGR, encoded by the exons atgtttttgaTTCTGGGTCATTCTAGTTTGAATCTTTTTCTTGTAATTGTAGTGTTAGCAGTTACTTGTTttagttcttgttgggttttGTATGGAGAACAAGTTCAAGGTGGGGATGGTTTGCATAAGAGTGCTACTCTTTCTAGCTTCATATATGCAACTACTGTGCTCAAACCTTATGAATGGAGATACATTAGTG TGGACTTACCACCATGGTTCTCTTCGGTGACTATTGCTTTGGAATCCAATATTGGCGTT GACCTGAAAAGAATAGGAAAAGTAAGTACTTTGCCGATGATCTGCTTCCGAGAAGGAAGTCCGCCCCTTCCAGATGTTCATAACACTTCTCTTACAGGTCTAG TGATAGACCACATTTCCAATAGTTCCTTTGGAggatcacaagatcttcaaatGGTTGAGAAGTGCTACCCCATGCAGAAAAGTATATCCTTGATGTTGACAAATGAGCAG ATTCGTCCAGGAATATGGTATTTTGGGTTATTTAATGGCATCGGACCTTTAAGGACACAATCAAAAATG ATTAATCGAGGACATTCATACTCATTCAGTGGTAATATAACTGTGGAAGGCTGTACAAATTCCGCTATGCTGGGGAAATTCTGCAACCAAACAATTAGTTTACTCTCATGTTCGGATACCTATATATCTCCTCAAAGTGGAATAG CCAATATGACTACCTGTGGAGGTACCGAGAAGAGCTGTCTTGACGTCGCTGGGTCAAAAGTCTACTCATTGGATGTAGTGAGTATTGCCGAGGAGATAATAATCACAGCATTAAATATCACGTTCACTCAATTACAGCGTTCTAATGGGGCCATCAATAGCAGTGGACATCCCCTGATGTGTTATGTTCGGCATGGGACTTTACCGCAGCCACAACTGTATGATTATTCTGCTGATATAAACAGATCGCCATTGGTCATACCTTTACCTAGACTTGGTCGTTGGTATATTAAAATACTGCCAGCAAACCTGTCAGAAAGCACGTCGGCAATCCAAGAAATGAACTCTACAATATGCTTTTCATTGGAATGGCAAGTACTTCGGTGTCCTGTGGATAAGGCTGGATTGAACTGTACAACAGCAAAATACACATTTCAG ACGTTTCTGAAAAGAACTCCATTTGTCGCTTTTGAATCCTATTATCTACCTATCAGTGGAGAAGTTTCCTCAGGCTCTGCTAATTTTCCTTTGGGACCTCTTTTGAGTAATTCCTCTGATGGTGATTACACTTGGACCTTTTTCCTTCTGGACATTCCCGATGGTGCTGGTGGTGGAAATATTCATGTCTGCGTTGCATCAGAAGCAAAGATAAGTGGGGAAATATATGCCAGATATGGTGGATTTCCCTCTCTTAGTAATTGGGATTACTTCTATGCAAACAGCACAAGCAATAGCAATGGTTCCATGTTTTTTAAGTTATATGATGCAAGTGATAAATCCTTTAGCTTTTATATCATATATGCTAGAGGAGGAACATGGAGTTTTGGGTTAAGGCACCCAATTTCAAACAGGCATAGTTCGACAGTTGAAACTACCATGTCTATCTCACTAGAGAGATGCCCAGCGAAATGCTCTTCGCATGGGGCATGCAAGTCTGTGTTGGATTCAAGTGGTCTCACATTCTACAG TTTCTGTGATTGTGATCGACGCACTGGAGGCTTTGATTGCAGTGTTGAACTGGTTTCTTCTTCAG GACAAGTGCTGAAAACTCATGTAGGACAAATGTGGCAATCGATTTCCCTTATTGGATCCAATGCTGCAGCTTTGCTCCCTGCTTACTGGGCCCTCCGTCATAAG GCATTTGCTGAATGGGTTCTTTACACATCAAGTGGTATCTCAAGTGGCCTGTATCATGCATGTGATCTTGGCACTTGGTGTCCATTGTCCTATCATGTCTTACAG TTCATGGATTTCTGGCTCTCTTTCATGGCTGTTGTTAGTACTTTTGTTTACTTGTCTACTATTGACGAAGTTACAAAGAGGGCGATTCACACTGTTGTTGCTATCCTGACAGCCCTCATGGCTGAAAATGGACCAACCAA GTCCTCAAACATTATTCTTGTCGTCGCTATTGGTACTTTGGCTCTGTTCATTGGGTTCCTCATTGAATTCTTTACTCATCATAGATGGATTTCCTTTTCAACAGAAATTTGTTTGAACATGCTCAACAG ATGGGAAACTGTAAAAGCATggattcataatttcattcgGTCTCTTCTGAAGCGCTTTCGGTGGCGCTTTTTACTTGCGGGATTCACTGCATTAGCAATGGCTGCTATAAGCTGGAAACTTGAAACAAGTCAAAATTACTGGATATGGCACAG TGCATGGCATGTTTCGATATATacttcttcatttctttttctctgTTCAAAAGCAACAGCAGTTAACTGTGAGAACGAACAACCTCGATCAGAGAACTATGAGTTGGCTCGGCAAAATTCTTTCAATGGTAGTAACGAAAGAGGTGGTAGATAG
- the LOC107002631 gene encoding uncharacterized protein LOC107002631 isoform X3: MFLILGHSSLNLFLVIVVLAVTCFSSCWVLYGEQVQGGDGLHKSATLSSFIYATTVLKPYEWRYISVDLPPWFSSVTIALESNIGVDLKRIGKVSTLPMICFREGSPPLPDVHNTSLTGLVIDHISNSSFGGSQDLQMVEKCYPMQKSISLMLTNEQIRPGIWYFGLFNGIGPLRTQSKMINRGHSYSFSGNITVEGCTNSAMLGKFCNQTISLLSCSDTYISPQSGIANMTTCGGTEKSCLDVAGSKVYSLDVVSIAEEIIITALNITFTQLQRSNGAINSSGHPLMCYVRHGTLPQPQLYDYSADINRSPLVIPLPRLGRWYIKILPANLSESTSAIQEMNSTICFSLEWQVLRCPVDKAGLNCTTAKYTFQTFLKRTPFVAFESYYLPISGEVSSGSANFPLGPLLSNSSDGDYTWTFFLLDIPDGAGGGNIHVCVASEAKISGEIYARYGGFPSLSNWDYFYANSTSNSNGSMFFKLYDASDKSFSFYIIYARGGTWSFGLRHPISNRHSSTVETTMSISLERCPAKCSSHGACKSVLDSSGLTFYSFCDCDRRTGGFDCSVELVSSSGQMWQSISLIGSNAAALLPAYWALRHKAFAEWVLYTSSGISSGLYHACDLGTWCPLSYHVLQFMDFWLSFMAVVSTFVYLSTIDEVTKRAIHTVVAILTALMAENGPTKSSNIILVVAIGTLALFIGFLIEFFTHHRWISFSTEICLNMLNRWETVKAWIHNFIRSLLKRFRWRFLLAGFTALAMAAISWKLETSQNYWIWHSAWHVSIYTSSFLFLCSKATAVNCENEQPRSENYELARQNSFNGSNERGGR; this comes from the exons atgtttttgaTTCTGGGTCATTCTAGTTTGAATCTTTTTCTTGTAATTGTAGTGTTAGCAGTTACTTGTTttagttcttgttgggttttGTATGGAGAACAAGTTCAAGGTGGGGATGGTTTGCATAAGAGTGCTACTCTTTCTAGCTTCATATATGCAACTACTGTGCTCAAACCTTATGAATGGAGATACATTAGTG TGGACTTACCACCATGGTTCTCTTCGGTGACTATTGCTTTGGAATCCAATATTGGCGTT GACCTGAAAAGAATAGGAAAAGTAAGTACTTTGCCGATGATCTGCTTCCGAGAAGGAAGTCCGCCCCTTCCAGATGTTCATAACACTTCTCTTACAGGTCTAG TGATAGACCACATTTCCAATAGTTCCTTTGGAggatcacaagatcttcaaatGGTTGAGAAGTGCTACCCCATGCAGAAAAGTATATCCTTGATGTTGACAAATGAGCAG ATTCGTCCAGGAATATGGTATTTTGGGTTATTTAATGGCATCGGACCTTTAAGGACACAATCAAAAATG ATTAATCGAGGACATTCATACTCATTCAGTGGTAATATAACTGTGGAAGGCTGTACAAATTCCGCTATGCTGGGGAAATTCTGCAACCAAACAATTAGTTTACTCTCATGTTCGGATACCTATATATCTCCTCAAAGTGGAATAG CCAATATGACTACCTGTGGAGGTACCGAGAAGAGCTGTCTTGACGTCGCTGGGTCAAAAGTCTACTCATTGGATGTAGTGAGTATTGCCGAGGAGATAATAATCACAGCATTAAATATCACGTTCACTCAATTACAGCGTTCTAATGGGGCCATCAATAGCAGTGGACATCCCCTGATGTGTTATGTTCGGCATGGGACTTTACCGCAGCCACAACTGTATGATTATTCTGCTGATATAAACAGATCGCCATTGGTCATACCTTTACCTAGACTTGGTCGTTGGTATATTAAAATACTGCCAGCAAACCTGTCAGAAAGCACGTCGGCAATCCAAGAAATGAACTCTACAATATGCTTTTCATTGGAATGGCAAGTACTTCGGTGTCCTGTGGATAAGGCTGGATTGAACTGTACAACAGCAAAATACACATTTCAG ACGTTTCTGAAAAGAACTCCATTTGTCGCTTTTGAATCCTATTATCTACCTATCAGTGGAGAAGTTTCCTCAGGCTCTGCTAATTTTCCTTTGGGACCTCTTTTGAGTAATTCCTCTGATGGTGATTACACTTGGACCTTTTTCCTTCTGGACATTCCCGATGGTGCTGGTGGTGGAAATATTCATGTCTGCGTTGCATCAGAAGCAAAGATAAGTGGGGAAATATATGCCAGATATGGTGGATTTCCCTCTCTTAGTAATTGGGATTACTTCTATGCAAACAGCACAAGCAATAGCAATGGTTCCATGTTTTTTAAGTTATATGATGCAAGTGATAAATCCTTTAGCTTTTATATCATATATGCTAGAGGAGGAACATGGAGTTTTGGGTTAAGGCACCCAATTTCAAACAGGCATAGTTCGACAGTTGAAACTACCATGTCTATCTCACTAGAGAGATGCCCAGCGAAATGCTCTTCGCATGGGGCATGCAAGTCTGTGTTGGATTCAAGTGGTCTCACATTCTACAG TTTCTGTGATTGTGATCGACGCACTGGAGGCTTTGATTGCAGTGTTGAACTGGTTTCTTCTTCAG GACAAATGTGGCAATCGATTTCCCTTATTGGATCCAATGCTGCAGCTTTGCTCCCTGCTTACTGGGCCCTCCGTCATAAG GCATTTGCTGAATGGGTTCTTTACACATCAAGTGGTATCTCAAGTGGCCTGTATCATGCATGTGATCTTGGCACTTGGTGTCCATTGTCCTATCATGTCTTACAG TTCATGGATTTCTGGCTCTCTTTCATGGCTGTTGTTAGTACTTTTGTTTACTTGTCTACTATTGACGAAGTTACAAAGAGGGCGATTCACACTGTTGTTGCTATCCTGACAGCCCTCATGGCTGAAAATGGACCAACCAA GTCCTCAAACATTATTCTTGTCGTCGCTATTGGTACTTTGGCTCTGTTCATTGGGTTCCTCATTGAATTCTTTACTCATCATAGATGGATTTCCTTTTCAACAGAAATTTGTTTGAACATGCTCAACAG ATGGGAAACTGTAAAAGCATggattcataatttcattcgGTCTCTTCTGAAGCGCTTTCGGTGGCGCTTTTTACTTGCGGGATTCACTGCATTAGCAATGGCTGCTATAAGCTGGAAACTTGAAACAAGTCAAAATTACTGGATATGGCACAG TGCATGGCATGTTTCGATATATacttcttcatttctttttctctgTTCAAAAGCAACAGCAGTTAACTGTGAGAACGAACAACCTCGATCAGAGAACTATGAGTTGGCTCGGCAAAATTCTTTCAATGGTAGTAACGAAAGAGGTGGTAGATAG
- the LOC107002631 gene encoding uncharacterized protein LOC107002631 isoform X2 encodes MFLILGHSSLNLFLVIVVLAVTCFSSCWVLYGEQVQGGDGLHKSATLSSFIYATTVLKPYEWRYISVDLPPWFSSVTIALESNIGVDLKRIGKVSTLPMICFREGSPPLPDVHNTSLTVIDHISNSSFGGSQDLQMVEKCYPMQKSISLMLTNEQIRPGIWYFGLFNGIGPLRTQSKMINRGHSYSFSGNITVEGCTNSAMLGKFCNQTISLLSCSDTYISPQSGIANMTTCGGTEKSCLDVAGSKVYSLDVVSIAEEIIITALNITFTQLQRSNGAINSSGHPLMCYVRHGTLPQPQLYDYSADINRSPLVIPLPRLGRWYIKILPANLSESTSAIQEMNSTICFSLEWQVLRCPVDKAGLNCTTAKYTFQTFLKRTPFVAFESYYLPISGEVSSGSANFPLGPLLSNSSDGDYTWTFFLLDIPDGAGGGNIHVCVASEAKISGEIYARYGGFPSLSNWDYFYANSTSNSNGSMFFKLYDASDKSFSFYIIYARGGTWSFGLRHPISNRHSSTVETTMSISLERCPAKCSSHGACKSVLDSSGLTFYSFCDCDRRTGGFDCSVELVSSSGQVLKTHVGQMWQSISLIGSNAAALLPAYWALRHKAFAEWVLYTSSGISSGLYHACDLGTWCPLSYHVLQFMDFWLSFMAVVSTFVYLSTIDEVTKRAIHTVVAILTALMAENGPTKSSNIILVVAIGTLALFIGFLIEFFTHHRWISFSTEICLNMLNRWETVKAWIHNFIRSLLKRFRWRFLLAGFTALAMAAISWKLETSQNYWIWHSAWHVSIYTSSFLFLCSKATAVNCENEQPRSENYELARQNSFNGSNERGGR; translated from the exons atgtttttgaTTCTGGGTCATTCTAGTTTGAATCTTTTTCTTGTAATTGTAGTGTTAGCAGTTACTTGTTttagttcttgttgggttttGTATGGAGAACAAGTTCAAGGTGGGGATGGTTTGCATAAGAGTGCTACTCTTTCTAGCTTCATATATGCAACTACTGTGCTCAAACCTTATGAATGGAGATACATTAGTG TGGACTTACCACCATGGTTCTCTTCGGTGACTATTGCTTTGGAATCCAATATTGGCGTT GACCTGAAAAGAATAGGAAAAGTAAGTACTTTGCCGATGATCTGCTTCCGAGAAGGAAGTCCGCCCCTTCCAGATGTTCATAACACTTCTCTTACAG TGATAGACCACATTTCCAATAGTTCCTTTGGAggatcacaagatcttcaaatGGTTGAGAAGTGCTACCCCATGCAGAAAAGTATATCCTTGATGTTGACAAATGAGCAG ATTCGTCCAGGAATATGGTATTTTGGGTTATTTAATGGCATCGGACCTTTAAGGACACAATCAAAAATG ATTAATCGAGGACATTCATACTCATTCAGTGGTAATATAACTGTGGAAGGCTGTACAAATTCCGCTATGCTGGGGAAATTCTGCAACCAAACAATTAGTTTACTCTCATGTTCGGATACCTATATATCTCCTCAAAGTGGAATAG CCAATATGACTACCTGTGGAGGTACCGAGAAGAGCTGTCTTGACGTCGCTGGGTCAAAAGTCTACTCATTGGATGTAGTGAGTATTGCCGAGGAGATAATAATCACAGCATTAAATATCACGTTCACTCAATTACAGCGTTCTAATGGGGCCATCAATAGCAGTGGACATCCCCTGATGTGTTATGTTCGGCATGGGACTTTACCGCAGCCACAACTGTATGATTATTCTGCTGATATAAACAGATCGCCATTGGTCATACCTTTACCTAGACTTGGTCGTTGGTATATTAAAATACTGCCAGCAAACCTGTCAGAAAGCACGTCGGCAATCCAAGAAATGAACTCTACAATATGCTTTTCATTGGAATGGCAAGTACTTCGGTGTCCTGTGGATAAGGCTGGATTGAACTGTACAACAGCAAAATACACATTTCAG ACGTTTCTGAAAAGAACTCCATTTGTCGCTTTTGAATCCTATTATCTACCTATCAGTGGAGAAGTTTCCTCAGGCTCTGCTAATTTTCCTTTGGGACCTCTTTTGAGTAATTCCTCTGATGGTGATTACACTTGGACCTTTTTCCTTCTGGACATTCCCGATGGTGCTGGTGGTGGAAATATTCATGTCTGCGTTGCATCAGAAGCAAAGATAAGTGGGGAAATATATGCCAGATATGGTGGATTTCCCTCTCTTAGTAATTGGGATTACTTCTATGCAAACAGCACAAGCAATAGCAATGGTTCCATGTTTTTTAAGTTATATGATGCAAGTGATAAATCCTTTAGCTTTTATATCATATATGCTAGAGGAGGAACATGGAGTTTTGGGTTAAGGCACCCAATTTCAAACAGGCATAGTTCGACAGTTGAAACTACCATGTCTATCTCACTAGAGAGATGCCCAGCGAAATGCTCTTCGCATGGGGCATGCAAGTCTGTGTTGGATTCAAGTGGTCTCACATTCTACAG TTTCTGTGATTGTGATCGACGCACTGGAGGCTTTGATTGCAGTGTTGAACTGGTTTCTTCTTCAG GACAAGTGCTGAAAACTCATGTAGGACAAATGTGGCAATCGATTTCCCTTATTGGATCCAATGCTGCAGCTTTGCTCCCTGCTTACTGGGCCCTCCGTCATAAG GCATTTGCTGAATGGGTTCTTTACACATCAAGTGGTATCTCAAGTGGCCTGTATCATGCATGTGATCTTGGCACTTGGTGTCCATTGTCCTATCATGTCTTACAG TTCATGGATTTCTGGCTCTCTTTCATGGCTGTTGTTAGTACTTTTGTTTACTTGTCTACTATTGACGAAGTTACAAAGAGGGCGATTCACACTGTTGTTGCTATCCTGACAGCCCTCATGGCTGAAAATGGACCAACCAA GTCCTCAAACATTATTCTTGTCGTCGCTATTGGTACTTTGGCTCTGTTCATTGGGTTCCTCATTGAATTCTTTACTCATCATAGATGGATTTCCTTTTCAACAGAAATTTGTTTGAACATGCTCAACAG ATGGGAAACTGTAAAAGCATggattcataatttcattcgGTCTCTTCTGAAGCGCTTTCGGTGGCGCTTTTTACTTGCGGGATTCACTGCATTAGCAATGGCTGCTATAAGCTGGAAACTTGAAACAAGTCAAAATTACTGGATATGGCACAG TGCATGGCATGTTTCGATATATacttcttcatttctttttctctgTTCAAAAGCAACAGCAGTTAACTGTGAGAACGAACAACCTCGATCAGAGAACTATGAGTTGGCTCGGCAAAATTCTTTCAATGGTAGTAACGAAAGAGGTGGTAGATAG
- the LOC107002631 gene encoding uncharacterized protein LOC107002631 isoform X4: MFLILGHSSLNLFLVIVVLAVTCFSSCWVLYGEQVQGGDGLHKSATLSSFIYATTVLKPYEWRYISVDLPPWFSSVTIALESNIGVDLKRIGKVSTLPMICFREGSPPLPDVHNTSLTVIDHISNSSFGGSQDLQMVEKCYPMQKSISLMLTNEQIRPGIWYFGLFNGIGPLRTQSKMINRGHSYSFSGNITVEGCTNSAMLGKFCNQTISLLSCSDTYISPQSGIANMTTCGGTEKSCLDVAGSKVYSLDVVSIAEEIIITALNITFTQLQRSNGAINSSGHPLMCYVRHGTLPQPQLYDYSADINRSPLVIPLPRLGRWYIKILPANLSESTSAIQEMNSTICFSLEWQVLRCPVDKAGLNCTTAKYTFQTFLKRTPFVAFESYYLPISGEVSSGSANFPLGPLLSNSSDGDYTWTFFLLDIPDGAGGGNIHVCVASEAKISGEIYARYGGFPSLSNWDYFYANSTSNSNGSMFFKLYDASDKSFSFYIIYARGGTWSFGLRHPISNRHSSTVETTMSISLERCPAKCSSHGACKSVLDSSGLTFYSFCDCDRRTGGFDCSVELVSSSGQMWQSISLIGSNAAALLPAYWALRHKAFAEWVLYTSSGISSGLYHACDLGTWCPLSYHVLQFMDFWLSFMAVVSTFVYLSTIDEVTKRAIHTVVAILTALMAENGPTKSSNIILVVAIGTLALFIGFLIEFFTHHRWISFSTEICLNMLNRWETVKAWIHNFIRSLLKRFRWRFLLAGFTALAMAAISWKLETSQNYWIWHSAWHVSIYTSSFLFLCSKATAVNCENEQPRSENYELARQNSFNGSNERGGR; the protein is encoded by the exons atgtttttgaTTCTGGGTCATTCTAGTTTGAATCTTTTTCTTGTAATTGTAGTGTTAGCAGTTACTTGTTttagttcttgttgggttttGTATGGAGAACAAGTTCAAGGTGGGGATGGTTTGCATAAGAGTGCTACTCTTTCTAGCTTCATATATGCAACTACTGTGCTCAAACCTTATGAATGGAGATACATTAGTG TGGACTTACCACCATGGTTCTCTTCGGTGACTATTGCTTTGGAATCCAATATTGGCGTT GACCTGAAAAGAATAGGAAAAGTAAGTACTTTGCCGATGATCTGCTTCCGAGAAGGAAGTCCGCCCCTTCCAGATGTTCATAACACTTCTCTTACAG TGATAGACCACATTTCCAATAGTTCCTTTGGAggatcacaagatcttcaaatGGTTGAGAAGTGCTACCCCATGCAGAAAAGTATATCCTTGATGTTGACAAATGAGCAG ATTCGTCCAGGAATATGGTATTTTGGGTTATTTAATGGCATCGGACCTTTAAGGACACAATCAAAAATG ATTAATCGAGGACATTCATACTCATTCAGTGGTAATATAACTGTGGAAGGCTGTACAAATTCCGCTATGCTGGGGAAATTCTGCAACCAAACAATTAGTTTACTCTCATGTTCGGATACCTATATATCTCCTCAAAGTGGAATAG CCAATATGACTACCTGTGGAGGTACCGAGAAGAGCTGTCTTGACGTCGCTGGGTCAAAAGTCTACTCATTGGATGTAGTGAGTATTGCCGAGGAGATAATAATCACAGCATTAAATATCACGTTCACTCAATTACAGCGTTCTAATGGGGCCATCAATAGCAGTGGACATCCCCTGATGTGTTATGTTCGGCATGGGACTTTACCGCAGCCACAACTGTATGATTATTCTGCTGATATAAACAGATCGCCATTGGTCATACCTTTACCTAGACTTGGTCGTTGGTATATTAAAATACTGCCAGCAAACCTGTCAGAAAGCACGTCGGCAATCCAAGAAATGAACTCTACAATATGCTTTTCATTGGAATGGCAAGTACTTCGGTGTCCTGTGGATAAGGCTGGATTGAACTGTACAACAGCAAAATACACATTTCAG ACGTTTCTGAAAAGAACTCCATTTGTCGCTTTTGAATCCTATTATCTACCTATCAGTGGAGAAGTTTCCTCAGGCTCTGCTAATTTTCCTTTGGGACCTCTTTTGAGTAATTCCTCTGATGGTGATTACACTTGGACCTTTTTCCTTCTGGACATTCCCGATGGTGCTGGTGGTGGAAATATTCATGTCTGCGTTGCATCAGAAGCAAAGATAAGTGGGGAAATATATGCCAGATATGGTGGATTTCCCTCTCTTAGTAATTGGGATTACTTCTATGCAAACAGCACAAGCAATAGCAATGGTTCCATGTTTTTTAAGTTATATGATGCAAGTGATAAATCCTTTAGCTTTTATATCATATATGCTAGAGGAGGAACATGGAGTTTTGGGTTAAGGCACCCAATTTCAAACAGGCATAGTTCGACAGTTGAAACTACCATGTCTATCTCACTAGAGAGATGCCCAGCGAAATGCTCTTCGCATGGGGCATGCAAGTCTGTGTTGGATTCAAGTGGTCTCACATTCTACAG TTTCTGTGATTGTGATCGACGCACTGGAGGCTTTGATTGCAGTGTTGAACTGGTTTCTTCTTCAG GACAAATGTGGCAATCGATTTCCCTTATTGGATCCAATGCTGCAGCTTTGCTCCCTGCTTACTGGGCCCTCCGTCATAAG GCATTTGCTGAATGGGTTCTTTACACATCAAGTGGTATCTCAAGTGGCCTGTATCATGCATGTGATCTTGGCACTTGGTGTCCATTGTCCTATCATGTCTTACAG TTCATGGATTTCTGGCTCTCTTTCATGGCTGTTGTTAGTACTTTTGTTTACTTGTCTACTATTGACGAAGTTACAAAGAGGGCGATTCACACTGTTGTTGCTATCCTGACAGCCCTCATGGCTGAAAATGGACCAACCAA GTCCTCAAACATTATTCTTGTCGTCGCTATTGGTACTTTGGCTCTGTTCATTGGGTTCCTCATTGAATTCTTTACTCATCATAGATGGATTTCCTTTTCAACAGAAATTTGTTTGAACATGCTCAACAG ATGGGAAACTGTAAAAGCATggattcataatttcattcgGTCTCTTCTGAAGCGCTTTCGGTGGCGCTTTTTACTTGCGGGATTCACTGCATTAGCAATGGCTGCTATAAGCTGGAAACTTGAAACAAGTCAAAATTACTGGATATGGCACAG TGCATGGCATGTTTCGATATATacttcttcatttctttttctctgTTCAAAAGCAACAGCAGTTAACTGTGAGAACGAACAACCTCGATCAGAGAACTATGAGTTGGCTCGGCAAAATTCTTTCAATGGTAGTAACGAAAGAGGTGGTAGATAG